A genomic stretch from Silurus meridionalis isolate SWU-2019-XX chromosome 1, ASM1480568v1, whole genome shotgun sequence includes:
- the obi1 gene encoding ORC ubiquitin ligase 1 isoform X3, whose amino-acid sequence MAQNVQSVTLSLTLPISCQICLGKVRKPTICCNHHVFCAACIELWLQKCSQCPTCRVPITPENPCREIIGATNESGSTESHSVRKHLRKTRGELLLREYEDELETLLKENEELKSRNRILESQLKASLKPAAPPTSPSDAAHGAALLEETANKLRAANELHQNVQQDVDKLKDANKTLRSQNVDLVQENLRLRAEVESRSPQKFGRFTVAALEAKISQNEREMAQLKKALERSDSYIEELESRAPKLQSEPPLQISSSVQWQDDAGDCSSSNLDSTSVDPSDSHGSLHVPAPDEAPGSQKDRMVRFAVPSTPPTPSSALSRLSLKSPMVQSEKKPSCNRLPFLRRLSFDDCASSSSFTTFSSVESPSPEVSSNLFGPQSSVNSANQSLWSGWEEPCSSTLYSCQENEQNIRNGSLADEARMDAAFLSIVSELDSMMAEGESSRSRTPRVPPDFNAASLSDLVDLELGGEQQHGTATDVPETFGESVKRKCPISLATSSPNKMSRIQ is encoded by the exons aTGGCTCAAAACGTCCAGAGCGTAACTCTTTCTCTGACATTACCCATATCCTGTCAGATTTGTCTCGGAAAG GTTCGCAAGCCGACGATCTGCTGTAACCACCACGTGTTCTGCGCAGCCTGCATCGAGCTTTGGCTTcaaaagtgcagtcagtgtcCGACCTGCAGAGTTCCCATCACACCTGAGAACCCGTGCCGAGAAATCATCG GAGCTACAAATGAAAGCGGGTCCACAGAAAGCCATTCGGTGAGGAAGCATCTGAGGAAGACACGAGGGGAATTGCTGCTGCGTGAATACGAG GACGAGCTGGAGACCCTGCTGAAGGAGAACGAGGAGCTGAAGAGCAGAAACAGGATCCTGGAGTCACAGCTGAAGGCCTCACTGAAGCCCGCTGCCCCTCCCACTTCTCCCAGCGACGCCGCGCATGGCGCCGCCCTACTGGAGGAAACGGCTAATAAGCTGCGAGCTGCCAATGAGCTCCATCAGAATGTGCAACAGGACGTGGACAAGCTGAAAGAT GCGAACAAGACACTGCGCTCCCAGAACGTCGACCTCGTCCAGGAAAACCTGCGTCTCAGAGCCGAGGTGGAGAGCAGATCTCCTCAGAA GTTCGGCAGGTTCACCGTAGCAGCGTTGGAGGCGAAGATCTCACAGAACGAGCGAGAGATGGCCCAGCTGAAGAAGGCTTTGGAGAGAAGTGACTCTTATATTGAGGAACTCGAATCCCGAGCTCCGAAACTCCAGAGCGAGCCTCCGTTACAGATCTCTTCCTCTGTACAGTGGCAGGACGATGCTGGAGACTGTTCGAGCTCGAACCTGGACAGTACTTCTGTTGATCCTTCAGACAGTCATGGCTCCCTGCATGTTCCTGCCCCTGATGAAGCTCCAGGTTCTCAGAAGGACAGGATGGTCAGGTTCGCCGTGCCCTCCACACCACCGACTCCCTCCTCGGCTCTCAGCAGGTTGAGTCTGAAAAGCCCCATGGTGCAGAGCGAGAAAAAGCCCAGCTGTAACCGTCTCCCGTTTCTCAGGAGGCTCAGCTTCGATGACTGCGCCAGCTCGAGCAGCTTCACAACCTTTTCCTCAGTAGAATCTCCTTCTCCCGAAGTCAGCAGCAATCTGTTTGGGCCGCAAAGCTCAGTGaattcagccaatcagagtctGTGGAGCGGGTGGGAGGAGCCATGCTCTAGTACTTTGTACAGCTGCCAGGAAAACGAGCAGAATATCAGGAACGGTTCATTAGCAGACGAAGCTCGTATGGATGCCGCGTTCCTCAGCATCGTCTCAGAGCTCGACTCCATGATGGCCGAAGGGGAAAGTTCTCGCTCGCGCACGCCTCGGGTCCCGCCCGACTTCAATGCCGCATCCTTATCAGATCTTGTCGATCTCGAATTAGGCGGCGAACAGCAGCACGGAACAGCCACAGATGTTCCAGAGACGTTTGGGGAATCTGTGAAGCGGAAATGTCCCATTAGTTTAGCAACGTCCAGTCCAAACAAAATGTCCAGGATCCaatag
- the obi1 gene encoding ORC ubiquitin ligase 1 isoform X2, translating to MNFMIPGWARPCVDSRYFQITMGSLETHLHRPPGEGYGPCSRTQHCSLVRKPTICCNHHVFCAACIELWLQKCSQCPTCRVPITPENPCREIIGATNESGSTESHSVRKHLRKTRGELLLREYEDELETLLKENEELKSRNRILESQLKASLKPAAPPTSPSDAAHGAALLEETANKLRAANELHQNVQQDVDKLKDANKTLRSQNVDLVQENLRLRAEVESRSPQKFGRFTVAALEAKISQNEREMAQLKKALERSDSYIEELESRAPKLQSEPPLQISSSVQWQDDAGDCSSSNLDSTSVDPSDSHGSLHVPAPDEAPGSQKDRMVRFAVPSTPPTPSSALSRLSLKSPMVQSEKKPSCNRLPFLRRLSFDDCASSSSFTTFSSVESPSPEVSSNLFGPQSSVNSANQSLWSGWEEPCSSTLYSCQENEQNIRNGSLADEARMDAAFLSIVSELDSMMAEGESSRSRTPRVPPDFNAASLSDLVDLELGGEQQHGTATDVPETFGESVKRKCPISLATSSPNKMSRIQ from the exons atgaattttatgATTCCTGGGTGGGCTAGGCCGTGTGTCGACTCGCGATATTTTCAAATTACAATGGGTTCATTGGAAACACATCTCCATCGACCACCAGGCGAGggttatgggccttgctcaaggacccagcactGCAGTTTG GTTCGCAAGCCGACGATCTGCTGTAACCACCACGTGTTCTGCGCAGCCTGCATCGAGCTTTGGCTTcaaaagtgcagtcagtgtcCGACCTGCAGAGTTCCCATCACACCTGAGAACCCGTGCCGAGAAATCATCG GAGCTACAAATGAAAGCGGGTCCACAGAAAGCCATTCGGTGAGGAAGCATCTGAGGAAGACACGAGGGGAATTGCTGCTGCGTGAATACGAG GACGAGCTGGAGACCCTGCTGAAGGAGAACGAGGAGCTGAAGAGCAGAAACAGGATCCTGGAGTCACAGCTGAAGGCCTCACTGAAGCCCGCTGCCCCTCCCACTTCTCCCAGCGACGCCGCGCATGGCGCCGCCCTACTGGAGGAAACGGCTAATAAGCTGCGAGCTGCCAATGAGCTCCATCAGAATGTGCAACAGGACGTGGACAAGCTGAAAGAT GCGAACAAGACACTGCGCTCCCAGAACGTCGACCTCGTCCAGGAAAACCTGCGTCTCAGAGCCGAGGTGGAGAGCAGATCTCCTCAGAA GTTCGGCAGGTTCACCGTAGCAGCGTTGGAGGCGAAGATCTCACAGAACGAGCGAGAGATGGCCCAGCTGAAGAAGGCTTTGGAGAGAAGTGACTCTTATATTGAGGAACTCGAATCCCGAGCTCCGAAACTCCAGAGCGAGCCTCCGTTACAGATCTCTTCCTCTGTACAGTGGCAGGACGATGCTGGAGACTGTTCGAGCTCGAACCTGGACAGTACTTCTGTTGATCCTTCAGACAGTCATGGCTCCCTGCATGTTCCTGCCCCTGATGAAGCTCCAGGTTCTCAGAAGGACAGGATGGTCAGGTTCGCCGTGCCCTCCACACCACCGACTCCCTCCTCGGCTCTCAGCAGGTTGAGTCTGAAAAGCCCCATGGTGCAGAGCGAGAAAAAGCCCAGCTGTAACCGTCTCCCGTTTCTCAGGAGGCTCAGCTTCGATGACTGCGCCAGCTCGAGCAGCTTCACAACCTTTTCCTCAGTAGAATCTCCTTCTCCCGAAGTCAGCAGCAATCTGTTTGGGCCGCAAAGCTCAGTGaattcagccaatcagagtctGTGGAGCGGGTGGGAGGAGCCATGCTCTAGTACTTTGTACAGCTGCCAGGAAAACGAGCAGAATATCAGGAACGGTTCATTAGCAGACGAAGCTCGTATGGATGCCGCGTTCCTCAGCATCGTCTCAGAGCTCGACTCCATGATGGCCGAAGGGGAAAGTTCTCGCTCGCGCACGCCTCGGGTCCCGCCCGACTTCAATGCCGCATCCTTATCAGATCTTGTCGATCTCGAATTAGGCGGCGAACAGCAGCACGGAACAGCCACAGATGTTCCAGAGACGTTTGGGGAATCTGTGAAGCGGAAATGTCCCATTAGTTTAGCAACGTCCAGTCCAAACAAAATGTCCAGGATCCaatag
- the obi1 gene encoding ORC ubiquitin ligase 1 isoform X1, translated as MAQNVQSVTLSLTLPISCQICLGKTLRQSASDSDHVHTYRRVSTRDIFKLQWVHWKHISIDHQARVMGLAQGPSTAVRKPTICCNHHVFCAACIELWLQKCSQCPTCRVPITPENPCREIIGATNESGSTESHSVRKHLRKTRGELLLREYEDELETLLKENEELKSRNRILESQLKASLKPAAPPTSPSDAAHGAALLEETANKLRAANELHQNVQQDVDKLKDANKTLRSQNVDLVQENLRLRAEVESRSPQKFGRFTVAALEAKISQNEREMAQLKKALERSDSYIEELESRAPKLQSEPPLQISSSVQWQDDAGDCSSSNLDSTSVDPSDSHGSLHVPAPDEAPGSQKDRMVRFAVPSTPPTPSSALSRLSLKSPMVQSEKKPSCNRLPFLRRLSFDDCASSSSFTTFSSVESPSPEVSSNLFGPQSSVNSANQSLWSGWEEPCSSTLYSCQENEQNIRNGSLADEARMDAAFLSIVSELDSMMAEGESSRSRTPRVPPDFNAASLSDLVDLELGGEQQHGTATDVPETFGESVKRKCPISLATSSPNKMSRIQ; from the exons aTGGCTCAAAACGTCCAGAGCGTAACTCTTTCTCTGACATTACCCATATCCTGTCAGATTTGTCTCGGAAAG ACACTGAGACAGAGCGCATCCGACTCCGACCACGTACATACATACC GCCGTGTGTCGACTCGCGATATTTTCAAATTACAATGGGTTCATTGGAAACACATCTCCATCGACCACCAGGCGAGggttatgggccttgctcaaggacccagcactGCA GTTCGCAAGCCGACGATCTGCTGTAACCACCACGTGTTCTGCGCAGCCTGCATCGAGCTTTGGCTTcaaaagtgcagtcagtgtcCGACCTGCAGAGTTCCCATCACACCTGAGAACCCGTGCCGAGAAATCATCG GAGCTACAAATGAAAGCGGGTCCACAGAAAGCCATTCGGTGAGGAAGCATCTGAGGAAGACACGAGGGGAATTGCTGCTGCGTGAATACGAG GACGAGCTGGAGACCCTGCTGAAGGAGAACGAGGAGCTGAAGAGCAGAAACAGGATCCTGGAGTCACAGCTGAAGGCCTCACTGAAGCCCGCTGCCCCTCCCACTTCTCCCAGCGACGCCGCGCATGGCGCCGCCCTACTGGAGGAAACGGCTAATAAGCTGCGAGCTGCCAATGAGCTCCATCAGAATGTGCAACAGGACGTGGACAAGCTGAAAGAT GCGAACAAGACACTGCGCTCCCAGAACGTCGACCTCGTCCAGGAAAACCTGCGTCTCAGAGCCGAGGTGGAGAGCAGATCTCCTCAGAA GTTCGGCAGGTTCACCGTAGCAGCGTTGGAGGCGAAGATCTCACAGAACGAGCGAGAGATGGCCCAGCTGAAGAAGGCTTTGGAGAGAAGTGACTCTTATATTGAGGAACTCGAATCCCGAGCTCCGAAACTCCAGAGCGAGCCTCCGTTACAGATCTCTTCCTCTGTACAGTGGCAGGACGATGCTGGAGACTGTTCGAGCTCGAACCTGGACAGTACTTCTGTTGATCCTTCAGACAGTCATGGCTCCCTGCATGTTCCTGCCCCTGATGAAGCTCCAGGTTCTCAGAAGGACAGGATGGTCAGGTTCGCCGTGCCCTCCACACCACCGACTCCCTCCTCGGCTCTCAGCAGGTTGAGTCTGAAAAGCCCCATGGTGCAGAGCGAGAAAAAGCCCAGCTGTAACCGTCTCCCGTTTCTCAGGAGGCTCAGCTTCGATGACTGCGCCAGCTCGAGCAGCTTCACAACCTTTTCCTCAGTAGAATCTCCTTCTCCCGAAGTCAGCAGCAATCTGTTTGGGCCGCAAAGCTCAGTGaattcagccaatcagagtctGTGGAGCGGGTGGGAGGAGCCATGCTCTAGTACTTTGTACAGCTGCCAGGAAAACGAGCAGAATATCAGGAACGGTTCATTAGCAGACGAAGCTCGTATGGATGCCGCGTTCCTCAGCATCGTCTCAGAGCTCGACTCCATGATGGCCGAAGGGGAAAGTTCTCGCTCGCGCACGCCTCGGGTCCCGCCCGACTTCAATGCCGCATCCTTATCAGATCTTGTCGATCTCGAATTAGGCGGCGAACAGCAGCACGGAACAGCCACAGATGTTCCAGAGACGTTTGGGGAATCTGTGAAGCGGAAATGTCCCATTAGTTTAGCAACGTCCAGTCCAAACAAAATGTCCAGGATCCaatag